The DNA segment ACGTGCCGGTGCTCGTCGTGCGCGACTGACGCGCCCCGGCAGCAGCAGCATCGCGCTGCGGCAGATAGCGGCTCCCTCGTGGAGCCGCTTTTTCGTGGGCCCGCGCACGGCGCGATTACCGATACAGGGTTCGGCGGTTTGTTTATGCGTTGGATAATTGTTCCTGGCGGTGGGTGGGGTTTTGTTCATGAATAATCCGGATGCGCTGCGGAGGTATTCTCGGCGCGTTAATTCACCGGAGATGATTTTCCGGTGTTTTTTGCGTGTGCGTAATTTGATTTGCTAGGGAAGGTCTGCACAACACACGCATAAGCGTGCTGACGTCTGAACCTATCGATCTGCAACGCGGCAAAGGCCTGTTTCACCCCAGTTCAAGCGTCCGCGGCTGCGGATTGGCAGCCGAGGTGACCTGCTTGGTGAACTGCGGGCGCACTCATGCCAAGGCAGCCAACAATTTGCGCCGTACCAGCCAGAGATTGGCCAGCGCAAACAGCGTGTGCAATTGCGCGGTGTTCTTGGCCAGTCCTCTGTAGCGTACCTTGGCATGCCCGAACTGGCGCTTGAGCACTCGGAATGGGTGTTCGACCCGCGCCCGGATGCCGGCCTTCACGCGCTCGAGTTGCCGGGTCAAGGCCTCGATCGGTTTGGACGGATCCAGCAGGCGGCGTTTGCCGGGCCGCATGGCGATGTGCCAGCTCACGTCGCGCCTGGAATCAGGACGTTGGCCGGCGCCTTGGTAGCCAGCGTCGGCATAAACATCGAGGTCGCTTGCACGCAGCAGACTGTTGGCCTCGATCACGTCATTGACCGCGCCGCTGGTGCCGCGCACTGTATGCACCAGGCCCGAGTCGGCGTCCACTCCGATGTGGCACTTCATACCGAAGTACCACTGCTGCCCCTTGCGGCTTTGCTTCATCTCCGGGTCGCGCTCGCCGCTGCTGTTCTTGGTCGAGCTGGGTGCTGCGATCAAGGTGGCGTCCACCACCGTGCCGCTCTTGAGCATCATGCCCTTGGCGCTGAGCAGATCGTTGACGGTCTGCAGGATTTGCACCGCCAGCTTGTGCTTCTCCAGCACGTGCCGGAACCGCAGGATCGTGCTCTCGTCGGGCAACCGCTCATCCCAGCCTCCGAGCCCTGCGAACTCACGAAACACCGGCATGTCGTGCAACGCTTCCTCCATGGCCGGGTCGCTCAGCGCGAACCACTGCTGCATGAAATGGATGCGCAGCATGGTCTCGCATGGGAATGGAGGACGTCCCCGCCTGCCTTCGGGTAGGTACGGCGACACCAGGGCCACCAGCTCGGCCCACGGTACGACCTTCTCCATCTCATCCAGAAACTCCCGGCGCCGCGTTCGCTTCGCCGTCATTCCCAAGCCCAGGCTGTGCTGCTTCATGTGCCGTATCGTCTCAGGGCTTCACGTCGATGCCAAGCACGTCGCGGGGCGGTTTATGCAGACCTTCCCTAAGAATCGATGCAAGGAAATTCATGATCGGTAAAAAACACCTCGCCGGACTCGGTGTGCTCG comes from the Paracidovorax avenae ATCC 19860 genome and includes:
- a CDS encoding IS5 family transposase, whose amino-acid sequence is MKQHSLGLGMTAKRTRRREFLDEMEKVVPWAELVALVSPYLPEGRRGRPPFPCETMLRIHFMQQWFALSDPAMEEALHDMPVFREFAGLGGWDERLPDESTILRFRHVLEKHKLAVQILQTVNDLLSAKGMMLKSGTVVDATLIAAPSSTKNSSGERDPEMKQSRKGQQWYFGMKCHIGVDADSGLVHTVRGTSGAVNDVIEANSLLRASDLDVYADAGYQGAGQRPDSRRDVSWHIAMRPGKRRLLDPSKPIEALTRQLERVKAGIRARVEHPFRVLKRQFGHAKVRYRGLAKNTAQLHTLFALANLWLVRRKLLAALA